DNA sequence from the bacterium genome:
AGAAACGACCTCGCCGCGCTGCGCGAGGTCCTGGAGCGGCTCCGGACCGACTCCGAGCTTCTCGCGTTCCACGAGGGTCGTCGCGAGGCGCTGCCCGCGTACTACAGGTGGCGGTACCGAGAGAAGCTGGGTCCGTATGCCGAGCTGATCTCCGACGAAGAAATGAAGCCGGTGGTGGATCCGCCGCCTCCCGTTATCACTCAGCCCCTTGTCCAGGCGCCCGTGGCCCGGGACTCGGCGGCGTCCGTTTGAGCCTGCCCATTCGTTCCGCCTGGAGAAACTTGATCGCCCCCCCGGCCCTCACCTTCAGCTCTGAGCCGAACCGTCGAGTAGAGACCTGAGCTTCGCCGCTCGACTGGGGTGACGGAGTTTTCCCATGGCTTTCGACTCGATCTGGCGGATGCGCTCCCGGGTGAGGCGGAAGGAGCGCCCCACCTCTTCGAGAGTACA
Encoded proteins:
- a CDS encoding radical SAM protein, with amino-acid sequence RNDLAALREVLERLRTDSELLAFHEGRREALPAYYRWRYREKLGPYAELISDEEMKPVVDPPPPVITQPLVQAPVARDSAASV